The DNA segment ATTATAAGAATTAATATCTTTCGCAATGATTTTCAGCATATAATCGTATTCGCCGGAAAGACTTATTATTTCTTGAACTTCATCATGCTGCATTATGTTTTTCTCAAAAGTTTCCAATACTTTTTTAGATTGTTCTTTTAGTCTTACGTTACAATATACAACAATATTAAGCCCTAGTTTCTCACGGTTTAAAAGGCCTACATATTTTTCAATGATTCCCTGTTTCTCCAGTTGTTTGATGCGTTCATATGTCGGAGTAAAAGTAAGCCCGATTTTTTCCGAAATTTCTTTTACAGAATAAGTAGAATCTTCCTGAATAATGCTGAGAATCATTTTGTCTTTTAAATCCATATTGTATAAACGTTGATAGGGTAACAAAAATAGTATTTAAAAATTAAATTATTTAAAAATCATGGTATTTTAATAATAATGAAATTTGGTTTTGTCGGTTTATAAAATTGTTGTATCTTTGCACCTAATGAATAACACAGTATTTATATCATTAGAATTACCGGGCGATAGCGCCCTTTATGATATTTATTTATTTTAAGCGAAGATGTTTCTTCGCTTTTTTTTTGTAAAAAAATTAAAATATTATGTTTACGATTACAGAACTAAGCACCGGGAGAATCAACAGGATAGTGACAGAAGCTTTGGCTTTTGCGAATGGAAAAACGGCTAAAATTGAAGGAGAAGTTTTTTGCTCGAATCTTTTCTTTGAAGACAGCACCAGAACAAAAACGAGTTTTGATATTGCAGAAAGAAAACTGGGCTTGCAGGTAGTGCCTTTTGATGCTTCAAATTCTTCCGTAAACAAAGGAGAAAGTTTGTATGATACCGTAAAGACCATTGAAAGTTTAGGTGTAAATCTTGTCGTAATCAGAGATAAAAAAGACAGATATTTTGATGAATTAAAAAATATAAAAATTCCGGTAATCAACGGAGGAGACGGAACGGGAAATCACCCGTCTCAATGTATGCTGGATCTAATGACGATCTATCAGGAATTCGGGAAATTTGAAGGCCTTAAAGTGGGGATTGTAGGTGATGTTAAACACAGCAGAGTCGCCAATTCAAACGCAGAAGCATTGAGAAGGCTTGGAGCGAAGGTATACTTTTCGGGACCTGAACAATGGTTTGATGAAGGGGCTCTAATCAACGGAACTTACTTAAACGTTGATGAATTAATTAAAGAGGTTGATGTTTTAATGTTGTTAAGAATCCAGCACGAAAGGCATGATGC comes from the Chryseobacterium nepalense genome and includes:
- a CDS encoding Lrp/AsnC family transcriptional regulator; the encoded protein is MDLKDKMILSIIQEDSTYSVKEISEKIGLTFTPTYERIKQLEKQGIIEKYVGLLNREKLGLNIVVYCNVRLKEQSKKVLETFEKNIMQHDEVQEIISLSGEYDYMLKIIAKDINSYNDFTVNVISNIPNIGQYHSSIVLHEVKKSTKFKIDLD
- a CDS encoding aspartate carbamoyltransferase catalytic subunit, with the translated sequence MFTITELSTGRINRIVTEALAFANGKTAKIEGEVFCSNLFFEDSTRTKTSFDIAERKLGLQVVPFDASNSSVNKGESLYDTVKTIESLGVNLVVIRDKKDRYFDELKNIKIPVINGGDGTGNHPSQCMLDLMTIYQEFGKFEGLKVGIVGDVKHSRVANSNAEALRRLGAKVYFSGPEQWFDEGALINGTYLNVDELIKEVDVLMLLRIQHERHDAKMSFSASEYHRKYGLTKEREKAMKKDAIIMHPAPINRDVEIDTDLVECERSRVFKQMQNGVFARMAIIKEALENQGYTFK